Within Paucidesulfovibrio longus DSM 6739, the genomic segment GAAGCTCCGGGAGGCCGGAGCACGCATCTCCATGGATGGCCGAGGCCGCTGGATGGACAACGTTATGATCGAGCGTCTCTGGCGCTCCTTGAAGTATGAATGCGTGTATCTGCGGGAGATCGAGACGGGCAGCGAGCTTCGCCGCACCCTGGCCTGGTGGATTGATTTCTACAACAACCGGCGTCCGCACAAGACCTTTGACGGCAGAAAGCCGATGGAGATATATCAGCAATTCAAGCCAGAGGGGGTACCTCCTCTGGCTTGCCCGAAAAAGGCGGCATAGCCCATGAATCTGTCCACCTTAGTTTTGCCGCTGACTGGTCCGAAGAAGTGAACCCACTTCTCAGAAGTGATGATCCCTTCCTCCTCTACCTGCCCAACGCGAAGACTTCTCTTGTCATTCTGGAGGTCAGTCAGCCGTAATATGAGATTGTTTGGCTTGACGATCTGGTATGTGTTGAAAGACTCTGGCAGAAGACCGAAATTCTTTTCGACATCACGCCGAATGATTCGCCCGTAGCTCAATGACAGAACATTAGTGATCTGGCCAAGGTCATTACACACTTTCTGCTCATTGAACACGCGAAAGGTCGGGAATACATTCCACCCTTCGGGAATTGCTCCCACCCATTCAACCCCGGAATCCTTGTATTCCGCATACGCCCGATACTTGCCCATCACTCCCCCCCCTGCGCCATCTGGTTGAGAATGAGCCGGATCACGGTGTCCCTTTCCTCGAAATTTCGGGCGGATTCAGTTGTTGTTGTTTTTGCAACAGCTGCCCCAAGGCCATTTGATTTCGCTTGCGACATACAACAAGGCATCAGTCCATCCCCCCATAAACCCTCTTGGCCCGATAGGCCTGTTTCGGATGTTTTGGGGCATCTGGGAACATGAGTTCCAGTTCTCCTACCCGGACCATTGCAGAGAGATACTCCTTGGCAAGATACTGGGGATTTTTTTTAAGGATACCGGCCAACTGCTTGGCGGAGAAGGGCTGCTGCCCGCACAGGTAGAGGATGATCCTTTTCACGTCATCACCGCGAGGCGACTTGTCCGCAGAAATACCTAAAGCCTCTTCACAGTTGCTCCGTATGCTTTCCATGGCATCAGAGGTTCCGTCGAGCTTAAGAGGTTTCGTGTCGAGCTTAAGAGGTTCTGCTCCCGACTTGGTAGGTTGCGACGTCATATCGCCATGGGAGTCCGCACTCCTCGGGCTTGTCGTTTCCAGCGTGTCGAAGAGGCTCGGCAGCCTCGGACGAGAGGTAAACTTATCAGAGAGAACATAGTAGGTTCCTCTGCCAGCTCCTTTGGATTCAAGAACACCGAGATCGCGCAACTGGCACAGATCGTGGCTGGCCTCGACGAAGTGGACCTTGTTCAAGTCGCGGTATGCGCTGTTGCTGACGCTTCCGGTCTCACGCGCGTAGACCAAGGCCTTGCTCTGCTCGTTGGTGGGGTTCAGATGCCTGAACCGCCCAAGCCACTCCACGTCCTGCTCGCTCAGAAAATGATGAAAAAGATAGGTTGCCCGGAATTCATCGCCATGCCGATCAGACTCGAACTGTGGCAGCTCCAGACCGGCCTGCTCCATGAGGGTGCGCATGACCCGTATGCCGCTCCCCTTGGTCTCGGCAAGATGGGTCTCATGGAGCACGGCGGCCAGTGCCGGATTTCGGACCACCGAACCGGGCTCTCCGAGTTGTTCTGTGGGTTTGAGAGAGTGTCCCGGATTTCGAATTTCAAGCCTGTTGGCATACCGGATGATCTGCACAGGCTGATGCTTCTGGTAGTTCCTGTGCATCAGGGCGTTGACCACAGATTCGCGAACGACATCCACGGGCAATACAGGCCGATCCTTTCTCGCAAGCTCGCCGGTCGGCAGATTGAACGACTTTGGCAAATCGTCCATGACGGCAGCGACGCTGCGGCGAATCAACCGAAACAGCGAGTCACGCAGGTCCACAGTGTCAAAACGATGATTCGGGTCTTCGACCCACTCCCTCCCAGAGATTCGGATGTAGTCAACGCGAACGGCGGGCATCAAACGACGCAGAGCACTTTGCTTTCCGAACAACAGTATGCCAGCTATCGTCGGCTTCAGGATTCCCTGAACCTTTCTGGCGCAGCTTAAAGACCGCAACAGCTCATCGTCATCCCATCCGAGTTCCTCGGCATTGGGGTTTGCATTGGCTCGCTCGGCACGATAGATGGCGACGGCATCAGGATCGATGTCCTCCATCTCCGCATCAACCGGAATAGTCGTGTCGAACTCGGTTGCACTCTTCTGACGATACAACTCCTGAAGATCTTGATCCACACAGCGGATGTCACCGCTCGGCCCACGACGATATGCCCCTTTGGGCAGACCGCTTGCCGCTCGGTATACTGGCTTTTGATTAGGGTCTGCCTCGGCCACGTAGAATGCCAGAACAGTCTTGCCGTCTATCGTCTCTGCCCATGAATGAATCTGGACCGCGACATTCAACGACGACCGGCATTGGCTCGTCAGGTCATTTTTCAGTTTGTCGGGGTCATCGACTCCAACGACCTCATATCCACTCGGACTGTCCGCATTCTCGGCAATGCCCAAGATCAGATATCCACCCCCCAAGTTCGGTTCATTGGCAAAAGCAATGACTGTCTCAAGAATGGACTTGCCAATCTCGGAACCGGTCTTGACTTCAATCCGGTCGGACTCGTCATACATGAAGAGATGCTGGAGCAAATCTCCAATGCTCTGTTGTTCCCAGTGTCTCAACTGTGCACCTCCTGCAACAAGGCCATGATCTCCGCCGACACCTGGTCGAGGTCCGCGTCGATCTCTTCCAGCGGGCGCGGCGGCACGTATTTATAAAAGTGCCTGTTGAACGGAATCTCATAGCCCACGATGCCGACCTCGCAGTCGCTTCCATCACACTTGCCCTTGTCGATCCACGCATCCGGCACATGCGGCAGCACCTCGCGCTCGAAATACGCCTGCACATCCTCCTTGAGCGGGATGTTCTCATTGTCCCGCAGGCTCGGGTCCGGCTCGGGCTTACCCTTGACCATGCAGACTTCCGCTGCAGGATCATGCTCCCCAAGATGCTTCTGGAGCAGCTTGAACTGTACCGCGCTCACCTCGGCCCCAGCTTTCCTGAGCGCCTTCTTGAACGCAGAGCGGGAGAGGTACTTTTCGTCGAGCTTGGGCAGTGCGGCCAAGAGTGCTTCCCTGAGCGCCCCATCCCACTTGGCCCACGGCCCATCCGCCTTGAGCGCGGCGATACGGACTTCGTCATGGGGGTGGAAGGCAAGCTGGAGCGGGCGTTCAACGGTGATGCGGCGATAGCCGAAGTCGTTGGTATCAAACACCTTGCAGTTCTCATCCGCAAGGCAATCGCCATAGGCACGGACGATGTCCTCGATCTGCTCCTCGCTGATGTGCCTGCGCTTTGAGCCGAGCGACTTGCGCATGGGCAGGAACATCTCCGTTGCGTTGAGCAGGTGCACCTTGCCCTTGCGGTAAGCGGGCTTGCGGTTGCTCAGCACCCATATGTAGGTGGCGATGCCGGTGTTGTAGAACATGTCCGTGGGCAGGGCCACAATGCCTTCGAGCAGGTCGTTCTCGAGGATATAACGGCGAATCTCGGACTCGCCAGAACCGGCACCGCCCGTGAAAAGCGGAGAGCCGTTGAGGATGATGCCGATCCGCGAGCCGCCCTCGTTCACGGGGCGCATCTTGCTGATGAGATGCAGCAGGAACAGGAGCGAACCATCGGACACACGGGGCGTGCCGGGACCGAAGCGGCCATCAAAGCCCCTGAGTTTGTGCTCGTCCTCGACGACGCGCTGAATCTTTTTCCAGTCCACGCCGAAAGGCGGATTGGACAGCATGTAGTCGAATTTTTCATTGGGAAGCTGGTCATCGGACAGCGTGTTGCCGAACTTGATGTTGGACACGTCCTGCCCCTTGATGAGCATGTCCGCCTTGCAGATGGCGTAGGACTCGGGGTTGAGTTCCTGTCCGTGATTGCGGATCACCGCCTCAGGATTCAGGGTGCGCATGAGTTCCGTGCCTTCGGACAGGAAGCCCCCAGTACCAGCCGTCGGATCATAGAGCGAGCGGACCACGCCGGGCTTGGAAAGCACGTCATCATCGTCGATGAACACAAGGGACGTGGCAAGGTGCACGATGTCTCGCGGGGTGAAATGCTCACCGGCGGTCTCGTTGGAAGATTCAGCGAACTTGCGGATGAGCTCCTCGAACACAAGGCCCATGGTGTGGTTGTCGATGGCTTTCGGGCTCAAGTCCCATGTCGAAAACTTCTTGGTGATCATGTAGAGCAGGTCGGAGGCATCAAGCTGCTCAAGGAAGTCGGAGAAGTGGAAATACTCGAATATTTCACGGGCGTTGGGGCTGAACCCCTGCACGTAGGCTTCGAGGTTGTCGAGGGTCTGGGTCGAGCCTATGGAGGCCATGGTCATGGGCGAGACGTTGTAGAATTGCTGTTTCGCAGCCCGCTTGAGCAGGGCATCGACGCCATCGCCGAAATCCGCATGTTTTTGGGCAGCGGCAAGCACGGCATCTTTGGTGGGCTCCAGCACGCATTCGAGACGACGCAGGAGTGTGAAGGGGAGAATGACGCGGCCATACTGGGACTGCTTGAAGTCGCCACGAAGGAGGTCGGCAACGGCCCAGATGTTGGCAGCGGTGGCGGAAAAGTTGGTCATGAGAGATGGCGTTCCTTTTCAGGTGGTTGCGTATGAAATGAATACCAGACTACATACCCCTTGCCTCAGTGATGAGGCAAGGAGTTATCTGCAACTCGATAGCAAGCCCATACAGAAGACAACTTTTGCAATTTATCACAGTAAGTTACTGGGGGCAAAGGTTGATCCTCTCGGCCTTCCATGATATCTGCTTGCCGACGGTTGCTGAAGCCTTGGTTAACCCAGCATTTTTCAACGATAACCGCCTGAACCGTGGACTGCCGAGGAGCACAACGCGGCAGATTCAGGGCAAAATAGACAATGGAGAATAAATGGCCGATCACACGGTGAAGACATGGGAGCGGGAGTTGCTTGACGATCTCCCTGCTCCGCTTAGGGCAGCTGCAGACCTCAGACTACGGGACAACCTCGGACCAGACCCCGTCCTCACCAAAACGGACTTCACACACATTGAAAGTGCACTGGACGCCCTGAAGAGCATGTTTCAGGAGGAGTATGGTGGCCGAATCAGGAAATCGACTCGCTCAATGTGGCCTTTCAACGATGATTCAGCGAACCTTCCGCCGAAATTTGAGCAGGTGTTCCTGTACATCCTCAAGAATGCCTTGACCGGCAAGACCGAAGACAAGGTGAAGCGTGCCATCGAGAAGGCAGGTGGGCGTCCATACACGAAGCATGACTATGGTAACAACGACTACGGCGATACAGTCGTACAACCTGACACCAAGATCATCGGCACCGCTCTGGGGTGCGACGCACGGACAGTTCAGCGGGAAATCGAGAAGATGGTAAAGGTGGGAGTGCTCAAGCCGCTCAAATCAGCACGAAATGCGAAGCGGATGTATGCCATCGGAACGCTGGCAGTATAGATGGGTCGCCAACTCAAGGTTTCCCCCTTCATCAAGAGAACAGCCTTGCGCAATGATTTCAGGGCAGCGTTCGCCAAGCTGTGAGGCGACAAACTTGAACGACAATGTCGGACAGACTTTTTCAAAATATCGCACAACGCTATGAAAAACCAGCAATAATCAGAGCATGAACGACATCAGCAGCACATAAAACCATTGGCAACAAAGAGTTTCCTAAAATCCAGATACAAATACACACTCAAAATCATCATAGAAACCTCATGCGACCTGGGGCGTTACTGTTTTCCTTCTCACCTGACCCATGGTGATCTTGGTTTGGTTAGCCCCCCTTCGGGGGGCACACTCCACTCCGCTTCGCTCCGTTCCGTGGAGGTTGGAAACCTTCCATTGGGTGCTGAGGAGCAGAAAACCCAGGGCGCGAAGCGCACTTGTGGTCTGATGAGGAGACCGAGGCCGAAGGCCGAGGGAAACGAGACAGACCACCCACACAAATGGAACATGACCAGACGACCCCAGTAGAGACCTTGAAGCAAGAGCCCCCTTCGGGGGTAGCTCCGCTTCGCTCCGCGTTTGTCTTCAACATGGAAGAAATACATCCCAACACCCCAACAAGGAGGAGGAAGGGAGCGTAGCGACCTGACGGACTTCGTCCGACACGACCAACAACAGCATGGGTACCGGCTTCGCCGACTGGAACAACAACGCCCCGCATTTTGACCGTCTTTTTGGGCTCCATATTTTTTTTCTCGGACTTGCCCTCATCCAACTCATACAGTGGGTTTTTCCCATGAAACAGGCGAGTCGTTTGCGCTTGTTTCCCACGTGAACGGAAGATTCACACCAGCTCCATCAACTCCACGGACCGCCGTAGCTCTTCGTCCAGCAAGTGGGCATAACGCTGCGTCATCTGTGGAGACTTGTGCGTCAGGAGCCGCTGCAGGGCAAGCATGGACACTTGCCCAGATGAAGCAAGATGTGACGCGAAATTGTGCCGCAGCCCGTGGAAGCGAAAATCTGGTGCTATACCAGCAGACATTTTCGCCCTGTCCCATGCGGTGCGAATGTCCTTCCGCTCCTTTCCGCTTTTTCCGGGAAAAGCGTATGGCGAAAAGCTGGGGCCAAACAGCTTCAACGATTCACGCAAGGCATCCATCGCTCCCGAATTAAGAGGCAACACGCTGTCCTTGCCCCCCTTGGTGTCCACGAGGCGTACGCATCCACGTTCCATGGACACGTTGTCCCACCTGAGCCCGAACACCTCCACCCGCCGAAACCCTGTGAAGAACGCGAACTTGATGGTGATGGTGCTGCCCGATTCTTCCATTGATCGAGGAACGATAGCAACTTGCGAATCTCTTCCGGCACAGATACTCGGTGCGCTCGTTGTTGATGACAGGCATCCTGATCCCGGCAACAGGATTCTCCCCTGCATAAAGCCCCATCTGCTTTGCCCAGTTGAACACCCTCAACGAGGACCAGAACCTGTTTGATCGTCGCAGGGGCATAAACCCGCTTGCCCATCATGACTTCAGGAAGCCGTTGGACCTCATAAGGTGTAACGGCATCCATCCTCCGCCCCCTCAGATGGGGAAGCACATGATTCCGCCAACGCTCCTCATCGTCCCGCCACGACTTCTTGTGAATCTGCGCCCACGCCAGAAATTGCTCTCCAGCCTTGTCGATCAACGGATTGTCCTGATTACCGAACAGCTTTCGTTGCTGGGCCTCGGCCATGAACGTCGCTTCCAGTTTCCGGGCAGTGGTGATGTTGTCCACCGACTTGGTCACCCGTTTCCCGTCATGTGATTTCACTATGACTCGATACATGCATCCGGAAAGAGACTCCCCGCACTTTTTGCATTCCCTCGACCGAACATTCGCATTGCTCTTGCACGACCTGCAAATGAGATTGATCGCCATACCAGCTCCTTGGACACCACTTCCGGGTGTGAACAAAGTGTGAACACGACACGTCCAAAGAGACTTGCTTTCTTTACGGAGCCCATCACTTCACGCAACATTTCAGCATGTTGAGCAACTGCGGGCAAAAGAGTGGAGATAACCGATGGCAACAAAAAAGGATGCCAGACCAACCGGTCGGCATCCATGAACTTTTTGTGATTGAAGAGGTTGATTTGGCTTCCTCAAGGACTCTCCCGTTGGGATTTTGAGTCCGCTGCGTCTACCAATTCCGCCATCCCGGCGTGGAAGAGGTTCTATTTAGGAGAATGGGGGCGGCGTGTCAACAGCGATACGTTCCTGCAAGAGGAGCCGCGAGGCCAGAAACCGAGATCTGAAGCCGGAAGCCAGGCACGGTGGTCGGGCGCGGAACCGTGCCGGGCGCTGGAGCTTGGGCCGGGCGCTGGAGCTTGGGCCGGTCACGAGATCGCCTCGGCCGCAAGGCAATAAAAAAGGCCCGCCGGAGCGGGCCTTGATCGCAAAAGCGCGGACGCGCAGGCCGAAGCCTAGTAGCGCGGACGGCTCTCGCGGGGTTTGGCCTCATTGACCTTCAGGTCGCGGCCCTGGAAGTTCTTGCCATTGAGGGCGGAAATGGCCTCGGCGGCACCGTTGTCGTCCATCTCCACGAAGCCGAAGCCACGGGGACGGCCGGTCTCGCGATCCTCGACGAGCTTGACGGAAATGACTTCACCGTACTGCTCGAAGGCGGCGCGAACATCGTTCTCGGTGGAGCTCCAGGGCAAGTTGCCAACATAAATGTTCTTGGACAAGTTAGTAACCTCGAAAAAAGAAAGGAAGGAGAGCCGCACGCGACGAACAGGCCCCTGCTCCGTGCAGGGAGTGCCGCGCCGTTCTCTCCCAAGACAGGCCACATATATACCTTGCCCAAACGGAGTCAAGTATTTCCTGTCCGAATCTGCAAATTATTCCTGCACAAATATCAACGGGTTCCGATGAAATCACACCTCATCGCCCTTGCGTGCGCTTCGACAAAGAGATATTTCACCCGCACTTCAACCTTTCAGCCCGGAGATTTCGATGATTCTGCCCGTCGGCTCCCTGGTCAACGCCCTGGCCATCATTGTCGGTTCCATCTGCGGCCTGCTGCTGCACAACCGCTTTCCGGACCGCATCCGCATCATCGTTTTCCAGGGGCTGGGACTCTGCGTGCTGGTCATCGGCTTCCAGATGGCCTTCAAGGCCGAGGACATGCTCGTGGTCATCTTCTCGGTCCTGCTCGGCGGCATAGCCGGGGAGCTGCTGCGCATCGACCGCCACCTCGACTCCCTCGGTGACCGCCTCAAGGCCGTGGTGCGCTCCAAGAACGAGCGCTTCACCGAAGGCCTGGTCACGGCCTCGCTGATTTTCTGCATCGGGGCCATGGCCATCGTGGGTTCCTTTGACGAAGCCATCCGCGGCGACCGCACCCTGCTCTACACCAAGTCCGTGCTCGACGCCTTCGCGTCCATCGCCCTCTCGGCCTCCTACGGCCTGGGCGTGCTCTTCTCCTTCATCGCCGTGCTGCTCTACCAGGGCATGTTCACCATCTTCGCGGGCTACCTGCAACACTGGTTCTCCCCGACCATGATCGCGCAGCTCACGGGCACGGGCGGCGTGCTGATCATCGGCATCGGCATCAACCTGCTCGACCTCAAAGCCATCAAGCTGGCCAACCTCCTGCCCGCCCTGGTCTTCATCGTGCTGCTGACCCTGGCCAAGGGCTTCGTCTTCGGCGCGTAGCCGGGAGCACAAGAAAGGCCCGGCGAACCGGGCCTTGCGGATATTTCCAGGCTGGCCGGAAGGCTAGCCTTTCTTTTTTTCCGCGAACTCCAGCAGCTCCTCGTAGACGTGCTGCACTTCGGCCACGGGCATGAATTCCGCGATGCGCATGCCCGCGATGTAGCCGCGGCCGAACTTTTCGGCCCAGGGGCGCTGCGAAAGCTCCTCCCAGGCGCCCTTGCCCGGCGTGTCGATGAACGGCGCGTCGTCCTGGGAAATCGTGACCTCGAAGGCCTCGTATTCGAACGGGTCGTCCAGGACCGCTTCCGGCGTGCTGGCGTGGTTGTCGCTGGCCTGCACGGAAAAGGTGAACATGCCTTTGATCTTGATTTCCTTGAAGCTCCGGCCCCAGCCCTCCGGGGAACGGTACTCCTCCACGAGCAATTTTCTGAAGTCGTCGGCCATGCGGTGCGTTTCCTTCTGCGTATGAGGTTTCGCGCCCCTTCAGGACGCGGCTGAATCTAGTCGATGGTCTCCATGGCGGCGAAGCGCGGCTCGTGCAGCGGCAGAACCTTGTCGGCCAGGCCGCGCGCCTTGAGCAGGATGTCGTAGGCGTCCTTGACGTTCAGGTGCGTGCCCGGCGGAATGACCTCCATCTCCATGCCCCGGATGGCGGGCGGCGGATTGAGGTTTTCGTCGATGGTGCAGAATCCGCAGATCAGGGCCTTGCCGCCCGGCGTATCCACGAGCACGGACATGCCTCCCTCGGTATGGGCCGGGGTGTGCAGCATGGTGATGCCCGGCAGGACTTCGGTATCCTCCCTGAGCGGCACGATCTGCCCGGCTTCCTCCACATCCTCCACGAAATCGGCAAGGTACCGATAATCAAGCGGATGAGGGTCGTGGATGTTCTCCAGTTCCTTCTCGTGCACGTAGATCTTGGCGTTCACGCACTTGTAGTCGTTTTCGCAATGGTCGTTGTGCAGGTGGGTATGCAGGATCACGTCCACGTCTTCGGGCTTGAGGCCGAACTTGGCCAAGCCTTCCTCAAAGGTGTGGATCTTGCCCCCCAGGGCCTTTTCGCGTTCCGCGGACTGGATCGGGTGCATTTCCCCGGTGTCCACGAGGATGGTCTTGTCCCCGCCCTCAAGGTACCAGACGTAGAGCGGAATCACGAATTCCTTTCCCTGGTTGTACTGGTAGGTCATCATGCTCTTGTCGAACACCTTGGTGCCTACCGCGATGGGATGAATCTTGTAGGTCATGTGCTTACCTCCGAGTCCCGATTATGCCTCTTCGGGCCGGGAACGTCCATGAGCCGAGTTCGTCAGTAGAGAATGCCGATGACCGCGCCCGTGAGCAGGGTGGCGAAAACGCCCGCCACGATGGAGCGCGGTCCCAGGGCCACGATCTCGTCCCGCCGCTCCGGGACCATGGCCCCGATGCCGCCGACCATGATGCCGAGGCTGCCCAGGTTGGCGAAGCCGCACATGGCATAGGTCATGATCATGCGGCTGCGCGGGCTGAGCGCGTCCGCAGGCAGGCGGGCCATGTCCAGGTAGGCCACCAGCTCGTTGAGCACGATCTTGGTGCCCATGAGGCTGCCCGCGGTCTGGGCCTCGCTCCAGGGCACGCCGGCCAGCCAGACCAACGGGCTCATGATCCAGCCGAGCATGCGTTGCAGCGTCAGGGGATCGCCGCCCGGCAGGGGCAGGGTCTCCAGAATCATGTTCGCCAGGGCCACCAGGGCCACGAAAACCACGAGCATGGCCGTGACGTTGAGGAGCAGCTTGACGCCTTCCACCGTGCCCTTAACCACGGCATCCATGCTGCTCAGGGCGGCCTGGGGCGGCTGGACGCGGC encodes:
- a CDS encoding tyrosine-type recombinase/integrase; translated protein: MEESGSTITIKFAFFTGFRRVEVFGLRWDNVSMERGCVRLVDTKGGKDSVLPLNSGAMDALRESLKLFGPSFSPYAFPGKSGKERKDIRTAWDRAKMSAGIAPDFRFHGLRHNFASHLASSGQVSMLALQRLLTHKSPQMTQRYAHLLDEELRRSVELMELV
- a CDS encoding DUF554 domain-containing protein; this encodes MILPVGSLVNALAIIVGSICGLLLHNRFPDRIRIIVFQGLGLCVLVIGFQMAFKAEDMLVVIFSVLLGGIAGELLRIDRHLDSLGDRLKAVVRSKNERFTEGLVTASLIFCIGAMAIVGSFDEAIRGDRTLLYTKSVLDAFASIALSASYGLGVLFSFIAVLLYQGMFTIFAGYLQHWFSPTMIAQLTGTGGVLIIGIGINLLDLKAIKLANLLPALVFIVLLTLAKGFVFGA
- a CDS encoding integrase core domain-containing protein, with translation KLREAGARISMDGRGRWMDNVMIERLWRSLKYECVYLREIETGSELRRTLAWWIDFYNNRRPHKTFDGRKPMEIYQQFKPEGVPPLACPKKAA
- a CDS encoding RNA recognition motif domain-containing protein encodes the protein MSKNIYVGNLPWSSTENDVRAAFEQYGEVISVKLVEDRETGRPRGFGFVEMDDNGAAEAISALNGKNFQGRDLKVNEAKPRESRPRY
- a CDS encoding type I restriction-modification system subunit M; amino-acid sequence: MTNFSATAANIWAVADLLRGDFKQSQYGRVILPFTLLRRLECVLEPTKDAVLAAAQKHADFGDGVDALLKRAAKQQFYNVSPMTMASIGSTQTLDNLEAYVQGFSPNAREIFEYFHFSDFLEQLDASDLLYMITKKFSTWDLSPKAIDNHTMGLVFEELIRKFAESSNETAGEHFTPRDIVHLATSLVFIDDDDVLSKPGVVRSLYDPTAGTGGFLSEGTELMRTLNPEAVIRNHGQELNPESYAICKADMLIKGQDVSNIKFGNTLSDDQLPNEKFDYMLSNPPFGVDWKKIQRVVEDEHKLRGFDGRFGPGTPRVSDGSLLFLLHLISKMRPVNEGGSRIGIILNGSPLFTGGAGSGESEIRRYILENDLLEGIVALPTDMFYNTGIATYIWVLSNRKPAYRKGKVHLLNATEMFLPMRKSLGSKRRHISEEQIEDIVRAYGDCLADENCKVFDTNDFGYRRITVERPLQLAFHPHDEVRIAALKADGPWAKWDGALREALLAALPKLDEKYLSRSAFKKALRKAGAEVSAVQFKLLQKHLGEHDPAAEVCMVKGKPEPDPSLRDNENIPLKEDVQAYFEREVLPHVPDAWIDKGKCDGSDCEVGIVGYEIPFNRHFYKYVPPRPLEEIDADLDQVSAEIMALLQEVHS
- a CDS encoding ATP-binding protein; translation: MRHWEQQSIGDLLQHLFMYDESDRIEVKTGSEIGKSILETVIAFANEPNLGGGYLILGIAENADSPSGYEVVGVDDPDKLKNDLTSQCRSSLNVAVQIHSWAETIDGKTVLAFYVAEADPNQKPVYRAASGLPKGAYRRGPSGDIRCVDQDLQELYRQKSATEFDTTIPVDAEMEDIDPDAVAIYRAERANANPNAEELGWDDDELLRSLSCARKVQGILKPTIAGILLFGKQSALRRLMPAVRVDYIRISGREWVEDPNHRFDTVDLRDSLFRLIRRSVAAVMDDLPKSFNLPTGELARKDRPVLPVDVVRESVVNALMHRNYQKHQPVQIIRYANRLEIRNPGHSLKPTEQLGEPGSVVRNPALAAVLHETHLAETKGSGIRVMRTLMEQAGLELPQFESDRHGDEFRATYLFHHFLSEQDVEWLGRFRHLNPTNEQSKALVYARETGSVSNSAYRDLNKVHFVEASHDLCQLRDLGVLESKGAGRGTYYVLSDKFTSRPRLPSLFDTLETTSPRSADSHGDMTSQPTKSGAEPLKLDTKPLKLDGTSDAMESIRSNCEEALGISADKSPRGDDVKRIILYLCGQQPFSAKQLAGILKKNPQYLAKEYLSAMVRVGELELMFPDAPKHPKQAYRAKRVYGGMD
- a CDS encoding N-acyl homoserine lactonase family protein; this encodes MTYKIHPIAVGTKVFDKSMMTYQYNQGKEFVIPLYVWYLEGGDKTILVDTGEMHPIQSAEREKALGGKIHTFEEGLAKFGLKPEDVDVILHTHLHNDHCENDYKCVNAKIYVHEKELENIHDPHPLDYRYLADFVEDVEEAGQIVPLREDTEVLPGITMLHTPAHTEGGMSVLVDTPGGKALICGFCTIDENLNPPPAIRGMEMEVIPPGTHLNVKDAYDILLKARGLADKVLPLHEPRFAAMETID